The Listeria sp. PSOL-1 genome includes a region encoding these proteins:
- the rpsB gene encoding 30S ribosomal protein S2, translated as MAVISMKQLLEAGVHFGHQTRRWNPKMKKYIFTERNGIYIIDLQKTVKKVDEAFNFMREVAADGGTILFVGTKKQAQDSVKEEAERSGQYYVNHRWLGGMLTNFDTIQKRVKYLKQIEKMEEDGTFDVLPKKEVVLLKKEKEKLERFLGGIKTMKALPKALFVVDPRKERIAVAEARKLNIPIIGIVDTNCDPDEIDYVIPANDDAIRAVKLLTARMADAIIEVNQGEENVEAPVAETKEETTNEETTEA; from the coding sequence ATGGCTGTTATTTCAATGAAACAATTGTTAGAAGCAGGCGTGCATTTTGGTCACCAAACACGTCGCTGGAACCCTAAAATGAAGAAATATATCTTCACAGAAAGAAACGGCATCTATATTATCGACTTACAAAAAACAGTAAAAAAAGTTGATGAAGCGTTTAACTTCATGCGTGAAGTTGCTGCTGATGGCGGAACAATTCTTTTTGTAGGTACAAAAAAACAAGCACAAGATTCTGTAAAAGAAGAAGCAGAACGTTCTGGCCAATATTATGTTAATCATCGTTGGTTAGGTGGTATGCTTACAAATTTTGATACGATTCAAAAACGTGTAAAATACCTTAAACAAATCGAAAAAATGGAAGAAGATGGCACATTTGATGTCCTTCCTAAAAAAGAAGTCGTTCTTCTTAAAAAAGAAAAAGAAAAATTAGAGCGTTTCTTAGGCGGAATTAAAACGATGAAAGCACTTCCTAAAGCGTTGTTCGTCGTTGATCCACGTAAAGAACGCATTGCCGTAGCTGAAGCACGTAAATTAAATATCCCAATCATCGGTATTGTAGATACAAACTGTGATCCAGATGAAATCGACTATGTTATTCCTGCCAATGATGACGCAATCCGCGCAGTAAAACTTCTTACTGCTAGAATGGCAGATGCGATCATTGAAGTGAATCAAGGCGAGGAAAATGTAGAAGCCCCAGTTGCTGAAACAAAAGAAGAAACAACAAACGAAGAAACAACTGAAGCTTAA